The genomic segment ACTGATGAGGGAGATTGGTTACAGCATTATAATGAAATGAGCTATCGATTGGTACAAGGGGATACCTTAATGAGAAAGGTAATATCCGATGCAAGTTTAGCAGTATCTATCCTTTGTAATCACCCACTCGTAGAGGATAAGAAAATAGGGGTGCTTGGTCACTCTTATGGCGGTAACACAGTTCTTTTCCAAGCAGCTATGGACCCACGGATTCAGTTTGCTTGTTCAAATGGTGCAGCATGTACTTATAAGAATAAAATTAGGCATCAGACGGGGTTTGAAATGGCTCAAATAATACCTGGTTTTGCTGAACGGTTTGATATTGAGGATTTAGTGAAGTGTATTTTCCCAAGAAAGATTTTGTTGGTGTCTGCCACAGAAGACAAGTATTCAAAGAACGCAGATGCAATAGAAAAAACTATAATAGAAACATGCAATAAATTTAAAATTGGCAATTGGGTTGAACATTTTAGATATGTAGGTGGACATCCACTTACTCAAGAGAGATTTACAGACGTTGTTTCTTGGATTAAATCGTATGCAAAGGGGAACGCGGACTTCACCTAACACAGAATTCCCGCAACTTAGTGGATGATGCATGTGGTTGAGACGCTGTGGGAATTCTCTGAACGTTATGTGACATTGCTAGGTCTTATATTAAGGAGGATGATTTATGGTGGCATTAGGTGCTTTCCTGGGAATTATTCAGATGATTTGGGCCTTGTTATTAATTCCAACCCATCTTGCACTAACGGTAATTGTATATAGAGATGCAAAGAGATTATCACAAACAGCGTTAGGATTGTCACCTTTTCTATGGCTTGGAATTACATTTTCTTTACCTATAATTGGGATGCTTATTTACTGGATTATGAATTATTCATCACTGTCAAGGGACTCCCTTTATAAATTGTAGTAACTTAGCTTGGGGAAACTATTCTATCAAATTATTATTTGGACAATTTGTTACTTTACATTTTGAGAGCTGTCTACAAAACTATTCATTAGCGGTTGTCAAAGCTTTGTAATTCGCGACATCACATAACAAAACATTCCCGCAATTTAGCCATGAAGAATGTGGGAAGGCGCTGCGGGAATCCGAAACGTTAGATGACAGACCATGCGAAAAGCGCCATCCATGGCGTTGAAAAAGAGAAGAAAATGCATTCACGAGGAGAATGTGTATGTTGACTATTCGTGTTTCACAATTAAGTGATATTAAAGGGTGTTTAGAGTGTCTTAAGGATTCATTATTGGCAGATAATTATTTCCAAGATACAGGCAAAGTTGCAAATGGAATTATGAATGCAATAGAAAAAGGTGAGGTCTATGTTGCATCAAATGGAGAAGAAATCATTGGAGTAATGAGTATTGATTATAATGGCATGTTTGGAGAATTTCCGATTTTAAGATTGATTTCAGTTAAAAGGACACATAGGAGTAAAGGAATTGGAAGTTTAATGCTTGAGTATTTTGAAAAAGCAGGTTTTAGTAAGAGTATGAAAATATTTTTGTGTGTAAGTGATTTTAATACAAGAGCAAAATTATTTTATTTGAAAAAAGACTTTATGGAAATTGGTAAGATCCAGAATTTATATAAAGAAGGAATAACTGAATTTATAATGATGAAGGAGAAAAATCAAGAGTAATTTGACTACCATAATATTAAAAAGATAGGAATAGTTTTAGTGAATTTGAAGATGTTTGTTATAGGGCCTCCCATCCATGGTCGGCTCTGAGTTGCGGGGCATGGTCCGTCGTCTAACAGTGAATTCCCAAAATTTGAGAGGATATAAATGTAGTAACCAGACTTCGGGAATTCACGGGACGTTATACGAAACTACTAGGTCAATATTTTATAGGAGAGAGGGTGTATTTGGATGAAAAAGATTGGGATGATCGGTGGATTCGGTCCAGAGTCTACAATTGATTATTATCGCATTATGATTGAGCAGTATCGCTTATTGCAAGGTGATGAAAGTCTTCCCGAGATTTTCATTTATAGCATGGATATTTATAACCTACTTAATATGGTTGGAGAAGAACGATGGGATGACTTAATAGAGTACCTTTTAAAGGGCATTGATACTCTTTATAGAGCTGGTGCTGATTTCGGAATCATTTCAGCAAATACACCACATATTGTGTTTAATAAATTAAAATGCCTGTCACCTATACCTCTTGTAAGCATAATTGAAGAAACAAGTAAGAAAGCCAAAGAAATTGGATTACATAAGGTTGGGTTGCTGGGAACAAGTTTTACGATGAGATCAAGCTTCTATCAAGACGTATTTTCTAACGATAATATCTCCGTCGTTGTGCCTCGAGAGAAGGAACAAGACTATATCCAACATAAATTAATGACAGAGATAGAATTAGGAGAGTTTCATGAAGCAACACGTAAAGGGTTGCTTACGATTGTAAAGAGAATGATCGATGAGGAATCAATCCAGGGATTGGTTCTTGGATGTACAGAATTACCATTGATTTTAACTAAAGACGCGTTTGGCATTCCGTTTCTTAATACCACGAAGATACATGTAGATAGTGCCATTAGGTATTGTTTGTCGTAATCAAATGTAAAAATAATGTTTTGCCGTAGCTTCGTATTACAACACATTCCCGATACTTTGACAATATGCAAGTGGGTTGAGGCGCGTCGGGAATCCAAAACGTTATCCGAAACCGTACGCAAAGGCCGCGCGTCCATGCGCGGATTACGGAATTGGTTTAGTCTAGTGCGCGCTCGAAAGATAATGTGAAATAACCAAGATGTTTCGGTATAGAATTACATTTGCGAACCTATTTCGTAAATAATACCTATATCGGAATTATTATGCAGTCCGGTAATCCTGAGACTTTAGACGACATAGTTTTTTTCAGATAGGCGAGAGATCAAGGTGGAGGTGATAATCGGATGAGGCGTGTGCGATACCAGGTCGCATGTAGCCTGGATGGCTACATCGCGGGACCAAACGATGATTTTGATTGGATTATGCCAGAGCCCTCGTTCAACTTTGAGGCGCTGTATGCGCAATTCGACACGTTGCTGATGGGGCGACGCACGTACGAAATCGTACGCGCAATGGGCGAGAGCCTTCGCGGAAAGCAAGTGATTGTCGCCTCGCGGTCGCTTCGGCCAGTGGATTATCCTGATGTCGAGATCGTGAGCGAGGGCCTTGAAGCACGAGTTCGAGAGCTTCGTGCGCAATCTGGTCGAGATATATGGCTCTACGGCGGAGGGAATCTCTTCTCCCAGCTTCTCGCCTGGAATTTGGTTGATACGGTCGAACCGGCGATCATACCGATCCTTCTGGGAGGTGGGGTGCAGTTGCTCTCCCCGCACGGGGTACGTCGGCGTTTGGCGCTCGTCGGGCACCGCGCCTATCCCAGTGGGATGCTTCTCCTCGAATACGAGGTGCAACAGGCTGCGGAAGGCACGAATGAATTTCTTGGAGGTAAATCCAATGGAGCTGAGTAAGTCTACACTTCATGGAGACATATATGATGATACTTGGGAACTTAAATCATAGTAATGTTGTGACGGGTCAAAAGGACTTAATAGGAGAACAAATTAAGTCCTTTATGGATACAATAAATCCCAGATGGAATTGGGGCTGATTTTCAAAAGTAATTGCTACTACGCATTTTTCTTATGTAGCTTACTTAAATGATACGGAGGTCTCAAGGGGCCGCCGTCCATGGCGGCCTCTGAATTTGGGGGCGTACGACATATTTTCATACTTGTGGATATAACGAACAACAGATTAATTATGATCCACATTGGAGGATAGTTAGAATGAAATATACTTGCACGTTAATTGCAGTAAGAAATATAGAGAAAGCAATGCAGTTTTATCACGACGTTTTAGGGTTAGAGGTTGTAGCTGATTTTGGCGCAAATGTTACTTTAACAGGCGGTATCGCATTGCAGACTATTGATACTTGGAAAGATTTTATTCATAAACAGGATGAAGAAATTGTTTTCAAGAACAATGTATGTGAGTTGTATTTTGAAGAAGATGACATAGAGAGCTTTGCCGAAAAATTAAAAAATATAAAAAGTATCGAATATGTTCATCCACTCTTTGAACATTCGTGGGGCCAGCGGGTAGTTCGTTTCTATGATTTGGATAAGCACGTTATTGAAGTTGGTGAAAACACGATTATGGTTGTTAAGAGATTCATAAATACCGGACTTTCGATAGAAGAAACGGCCATCCGTATGGATGTATCAGTCGATTATGTGAGGTCGTGCTTAGCATAAAAAAGCATAATGCCTAGATGTGGAGGTCTCAAGGGGCCGCCGTCCTTGGCGGCCTCTGAACAAGAAGTGCGGCACTGCATATAACACGAGGATTCCCGCGACGGTGCGGTTAAGTAAACTTTTGGGGTATGCCGCACCACATGTCCTTTGTCACAAGACTTGCAATTGAGAGTTGAATAGAGAGTAGCAAGTCTTACGCCAGCCCTGGTGGGACGGACACGTCGGGAATCCCGGGGACGTTATGCAACATGCTTAACTTAGGGATTTGTTAGAAACGGAGGGACTGCCATGAAGGAATTATTCTTAGTTGAGCCGCAAGAACGGTATAGAGAAGGATTCGAGAAGATGGTTAATGAGTATAGAGTACATGGTGAAAAAGAATATTTTGAGATGTATGAGGAAGCTTTAAGCGATTTTAAAAGATATGTATTGAAATTGCATGATAATGCTAAGGAGATTGGCTTGATTGATGGGTGGGTACCCTCATACACATACTGGTTAAAAAATATAGAAGATAAAATATTAGGAGTTGTAAGAATACGTACATCATTAAATAACGAATTTGTTAGAAAATTTGCTGGACATATAGGCTATGATATTGCCCCCTTATCAAGGAGAAAAGGTTATGGAAATGCGCTATTAAAGCTTGCACTTCAAAAGGCGGCAATGCTTGATTTAGATAGAGTCTTAATAACGTGTGATGCTGACAATATAGGGTCCAAAAGAATTATCGAAAGTAGTGGAGGAATATTTGAATCGGAAGTATTTAAAGAAGAAAAAGACAAGCAACTAAGAAGGTATTGGATAACCTTATGATTTTAGCTTTTCGCGCAATATTAATGAATAAATTGCAGAAGTAGAAGTAGAAGTACATATTGGATGTTAGTACGTCGCATAACAGCGTTTTCCTGTAACTTTGTCAATATGCAAGTTGTAGGGACGCTACAGGAAAACGCAGGACGTTATCTGAAATGACTGGGTCGAAAAATTTTCAAAGGTTAGGTGGAGAGTGAATTACGATCCAGTTTTCTAAAAAGGTAGGTCTCTCAAATGAAAAAGTAAGATAAATGATCAGATGTAAGATGAATTCTTTTATTAAGATACCAGCATAAAGCTTAGGTGAGACTGCTGAAAGGAAAGCTAATAGAATAATATTTAATATAGTCGGAGTACATGGGAGGAGAAGAACGATGAAAGTGACATTGATTCACCCGCCTAGCGGTTCCAAACATATGGATACGATATATATGCATGAGCCTTTAGCGTTAGAGTATTTAGGAGCTGGACTAAAATTGGACAACCATAAGGTTTCAATTATAGATGCTCGTTTAGAACAAGATTATGAGGCAGTATTGAGGTCTGACAAGCCTCAAATTGTTGGCCTAACTGGGTTTACAAATCAACTTTCAATTGTTAAGGAAATGGCTACTAGGATTAAAGGCATTGATCCTAGTATATTTATCATAGTCGGGGGACATCACGCTACAGTAAAACCAGAAGATTTTAATGTTAAGGATATTGATTTAGTTGTTCGTGGAGAAGGGGTTACGGCTTTAAGTGAAATATTACAATGCATTGAGTCTAATAAACCGTTTGATAGTATATTGGGGTTGGGTATTCCTGGTTCCGACATGTATCTAACACCTTCGAGGCCACATCCAAATTTAGATAATTTACCTATACCCGACCGCTCATTGACAATTAAATACAGAAAGAATTATTTTGAGGAATGGATGAAGCCTCTAGCATCCATTCGAACTTCTCTAGGCTGTACTAATCGTTGTACCTACTGTGCCTTGTGGGCACTAACCGGTGGAAAATACTTGGTCCGTAAACCAGAATCAATAATAGAGGAACTACAATCTATCGAAGAGCCTAACGTTTTCTTCTGTGATGATGAATCAATGTGTGATTGGCAACGGATGGATAAACTGGCCGATCTAATTATCGAGAGTGGTATAAAAAAAATATTATCTTTATGCAAGAGTTGATACGATCTTAAAACATCCGAACCTTTTAGCTAAATGGAAAGATATCGGCCTCACGCAGGTATTTATTGGATTCGAAAGTTTTACCAATAAGCATTTAAACGAATTGAAGAAAAACATAACAATAGAGCAACAATATAAGGCAGCAAAAATCCTCCATGATCTTAAAATTGGCATTACGGGGTCTTTCATGGTTGATCCGTCATATACCAGAGAGGACTTCGATGGGCTTATATCTCATATTCGCAGTTTGAAAGTGGATGTAGTTATATGTTCGATCTTGACACCGTTACCAGGAACGCAATTATACGAGAGTAAAAAGGCTCAGCTAATAACCGATAAGCCGGAAACATATGATTTTCTTCACACAGTTTTGCCCACAACATTACCCCTTAAACAATTTTATTCAGAATTTGCCCGACTGTATATAAAAGCGACGCCGCTATTATCTTCCTTAAAGTATATACAAAAATACGAAAAAGGGAGCAAATTGCGGATAGGGTTAGATTCTATGAAAACTATTAAGATTATTAAAGATAATTATCGTTCATATTAAATTTTTATATTCTGATTTAATTTGGCAAAGCTTAATAATTTTCAGATAAAATTCATAAAGACTTTTGGGGTTGTGAATGCTTATATTTGCCGCCGCTTCAGATAACAAGGCATTCCCGACACTTAGAGGATGATGCATGCGGTTAAGACGCGTCGGGAATCCCAGAACGTTATATGAAACCGTACGCAATTTGAAGCTTTCTCACGGGGGAACTTCTGAGGAACAACTTCGTAGTATTAGTGGTGAAAGCTTTATGTAAGAATGCCTAGAATCTGGAGGAGGGAATAAATGATGAAAACCTTGGTAATCTACAAGTCGAAAACAGGTTTTACTAAGAAATACGCGGAATGGATTTCAGAGGAGTTGTCAGCCGATATTTTTCCTGCTTCGAAAGTTTCTGCTAATATGCTATCAGCCTATGACTGTGTGATTTATGGTGGCGGTTTGTATGTAGTGGGTATCAATGGAGTAAAGTTGGTAACGCAAAACATAGACAAACTAAAAGGGAAAAAAGTTATCGTTTTTGCAACGGGGATGTCACCCTCTAGAGAAGGGGGGTCAAGAGAAGTAATCAGCAAGAACTTTACTTTGGAACAGCAAGAAATTATACATTTTTATTATTTGCGGGGTGGGTTTGATTACCGTAAACTTAATCCTTTTGACAAGATGCTTATGACATTGTTAAGACTCTCCATCCAATGGAAGAAAGTAAGGAATAAGAAGCTTAACTCTGACGAAATAGGTATTCTCGAAATCTTTTATAAGCCAACAGATTATACAAAAAGGGCAAAAATAGATAAGTTGGTTGCGTATGCTACTTCATAAAATACCGAAATCAAAGATCGGGAGTCCAAGCGTGGCTTCGGGGGGCGTACGGCTTCATATAACATGGCATTCGCGAAACTGGCAAAGATGAATGTGGTTCGGACGCTTCGTGAATCCCGGGGACGTTATACGCCATGTTCGGTTATTTATTATTAGCAAGATACTATTTGAGGTCAAAGATGCTAGTAGCCATTTTCCATAAAATATGAGGGGTTACGTTGGAAGAAGTTGTCTCATATTTAATCTTACTGCTCATTTGAATGCTAAAACAACTTTGCCCTTATTATTGGACAAATTCGGCTGAAGGGGAAAGTATTTCACGTTGCTCTAGTTGGGATGGTAATGAAAGAATTAGTTTAGTTATTACAGCGTAGGATTACTAGCAGAACAATTTAGAATGTAGCTGCTTAGATTATCTCTGGAAAGCGAGTAATGAAAGATACGGTTGCGATGGTATTTCATTGACCAATAGGGGTGAGAAATATGTTATTTATATTGGCTGTAGTATCATCCATGCTTTTATTTATCAATTGTGTTTTCCTTATGAAAAGGATTAAGGACGATAGAGATATTGCTTTTTATACGGTTGGGGGAGCTGTTTTGTTAGGGATCTTTGTATATGCGGCATTGGGTGTTATTGTGGGATGATTTGTGCATGAGTTCATTTGCCATACGGCGTATAACAGCAGCTTCCCACCACTTAGAATAGATGAATGCGAATGAGGCGCGGCGGGAACCTGCGGGACGTTATCCGAAACCGTACGCAAAGGCCGCGCGTCCGTGCGCGGATTTTTGGCGGTGAATTTGCATATTAGATTCTGACTAATTGATTAGTGGAAGAGGGGGATAATTATGATTTTAATAGTGCTCTCGCTAATAATGGGGTTTATAGGATTGAACATTGGAGGAATTATTGGTGGGGCAGAAATTTATGCGTACTTATTCGGAGTTGTAGGAGTTTTAAGCCCCGGCCTCTTTATATTAGAACAGATATATAAGAGGTCAAAGTTTAATGAAGAGGATAAGTTATTCGCAAAGACAGATGAATTAGATTTGATAAAGTTAAGAGACATAGAAGTGTTGAGTAATGCTCAACTTGAAGATGTTATCGAAATGAATAAGAAGAAAGCTAATAAGAGTGAAAGCGATGAGAAGTTTCAGAAGTATAAGAAATTGTTAGATGAACTAAAGCAAAGTGGCTATTTTTCTGATAATCAATATTTTAGTAGTTTGGACAAACTCGAAAAATATTATGATGTTTATTAGAATTGGGCAGTCTTTTGGTTTTGAGCAATAGTTATAAAACTAAGGGGCCGCCGTCCATGGCGGCACTCTGAATCTGGGGGCGTACGGCATCGGATAACAGAGGGTTTGCGACATCGGGGTAGAACATTTTAGGTAATAACCCGACATCGCAAACCTCAAAACGTTATCCGAAACCTAACGCAGGGCCGCGCGTTCATGCGCGGATTACATTTATGGCGCACTCGTAGGGAAATGTGAAGAAACGGTTTTATGAGAGGTTACTATGAAAACACTTGATTTTGGTATGCCAACGCTTATCGAGACCAACCGCATTGAAGACTGTGTTAAGTTATGTAAAGAACTTGGTTTAGATTTCATCGAACTAAATATGAATTTACCGCAATATCAAATTGAAAATATAGATGTTCAACAACTCAAGACAATTTCTGAAAATGAGGATATTTATTTTACAATTCATCTTGACGAGAATCTTAACGTTTGCGATTTTAACAACGAGATTGCAAACGCATATACGAAAACTGTCTTGGTTATCATTGAGATTGCCAAACAATTGAAAATCCCTGTGCTTAATGTGCATATGTCAAACGGAGTTTACTTCACTTTGCCAACTGAAAAGGTTTTTTTGTTTGATCAATATAAAGATATTTATCTGATAAAGCTAAAAAAGTTTAGGGATACGTGTACAAAAGCCATAGGTGACAGTAATATTAAAATATGTATTGAAAATTGCAGTGGTTTTAAGGAATTTGCAATGGAAGGTATAGAGCTTTTGTTAGAAAGCAATGTGTTTGCATTAACCTTTGATATTGGTCATAGTCATGACGTGAATGGCATTGATGAACCATTTATAAATAAGCATATTGAAAGGCTTCATCACATGCACGCTCACGATGCAAAGGGCAGGGAAAATCATCTTCCTTTAGGAACAGGAGAAATTAATATAAGAGAAAGATTTTCTCTTGCGAGAGAACATAATTGTCGTGTAGTTCTTGAAACAAAGACTATCGAGGGGCTGAAACAGTCTGTAGAAAAGCTGAAAAACTACACATAGAATGAGCAATATCTTTTATAAAGTAATTCGCATCATTCTTATATAGCGTACTCAAATAATGCGGAAGCTTAAGGGGCCGCCGTCCGTGGCGGCCTCTAAATCTGGGGGCGTACGGCATCGGATAACAGAGGGTTTGCGACATCGGGGTAGAACATTTTAGGTAATAACCTGACATCGCAAACCCTCAAAACGTTATCTGAAATGCTGGGTCTTTCTTTAATAATCTGATGTGATCTCATACTGTATTGTTAAGATTTTGTAATGAGAGGTTTTGGGGTGAAGAGATTTTTACTAAACATGATTCCTCTTTTAATAGGAGTCACACTATCTGCAGTACTTGCAACAGTTGATTGGTTCGGTTTTTGGTTTATCTTTGCTCCTATAGGCGCTAGTGTATCGCTCGGCTTTTTTATTAGTGGAAGGATGGGAACTAGGGATAGGGATATAGGAAGAAAAATTAGTATTTCGCTAGTTGCGCTTATTTTATTGATTTTCCTAGGAATTATGCAACATGAGAATTTACAGCTAGAAGAAACTGTTTTTTATTTTACCTATTTTATTAATACAGGGGTATTTTCCAGGGTTTTAATTCATTATGCAATAGCTAAAGTTTTTGGCCCACTTATTTGGGGACGTGGTTATTGCGGATGGGGCTGTTGGACTGCAGCTGTGCTAGAATGGTAAAACAACAAAATTCCAAAGAAGTATACATATCTTAGAATTCTTTTCTTTATTATTTCAATTTTGATTCCATTTTTATTTATTCAAAGCGGTTATGACTATGTAAATAGACATATATACCGACCTTCATACGGATTTGATGATTTACCATTTCAACTTCATAAGTTTGATCAGTTTGTTTGGTTTCTTGTTGGTAACGCTTTATATTATCTAGTTGCCATAATAATGGCGTTTAAATTAAAAAAGAAACGTGCATTTTGCAAAATATGCTGTCCGGTATCACTGGTAATGAAAGCACAGACAAAAATAGCATTAATAAAAACGAAGCCAAGCGGTGTCGAGTGTATTAAATGCGGAAAATGCAATAAGGAGTGCCCAATGGACGTTGATGTAATGGGATATATTAGTGAGAAAAAACCGGTTTCATCATCAGAATGTATTTTATGTGGCAATTGCCAACGAGTTTGTCCTGTTCAAGCCATAAAACTTTAATTATTTCTCCGCACTTCAGATAACTGCGCTTTCCTGTAACTTTGTCAAAATGAATGTAATATGACGCTACAGAAATACGCGGACGTTATAGGAAATAGCCGGAGGGGGAGAGAATATGAGGGTAGTTTTTAAGAGGAGAACTCTAATTACAATCGTACTTCTTATTGCGTTGGGTATTTTGCTTTCATATTCAAGCGGGTATAGGTTTTCACCTTACGAAGCAGCAATGGCTCATTTTGATGTGGACAAATCTGCGACGGAGTTTGGGGATGTTAATTTTCAATTAAGTAGAGTTTATCTGTTTAACACACCAAATGGTCCCCGTACTGTAATTGCAATTAAAGAAGGATTATTGTGGCGAGCTCATGCGGCATCCCGTTTTCCTAAAAGTTCAGACAGATTAAGACAGTTGGGTGGATGAGTTATAACGGTCGACAAGGTCATGTGATGGCGTTTGCTGTAGAAACTGAAGACCCAACTGTAGCGTACATCCAGGCAGGTCCTACTACGGATAGGGTAAAAAAGGAGATAACTGTCAAAGAACCAGTTATCTTTTCATAGAATAAAGAAATAGATATAAATAATCTAAACCCCGTAGCACTATCAAAGGATAGTAAGATTTTATATGAATATAAATATCCTAAAAATACAACATCCGTAAGTAGTGAAGATTTGAAATGGTATCCAGTTGATGGACCTAAATAATTCGTCTTAATAAAATATTGAGAAGTATTATTGGATTCATTCGGGAATTTCTCTGAGTGCTTCATTTTAGAGGCTACTTCCATGGGTTTAGCAACCTGCTGGGTTGGGGGCTTTTTTAGGCCTGATGAAGTAAAGCGGCAGATTACCATTAGCTAGAATGAGCGAGTATTGGCTGTTTCTCCACTAGGTTATGCCCCGGAACAATACAGTTTAGAGGAAAAAATTATGTCCAGTTTTGCATCTGGACATAAGCGAAAAGATATGGAAGTAATATGTCCCCAAGGGTTCAAAACAGATTGGCCTGCCTGGGTAAAATCGGCTTTAGTGGTAGGTCGATTGGCACCTTCAGCAGTAAATAGACAACCATGGCGATTTTCGGTTGATACCGATGCTATTAAGATTTCTGTCGACAATCTTAAAGATTCGCACCACATTTCAAAACGCTTAGATTGTGGAATAGCGATGATACACATTGAGATAGGGGCTAGTCATGAAGGGATTAGAGGACAATGGGAATATCTCGATCAATCGGATGTTGCTATCTTCAAGGTCCAAAAGAAAATTTAGCAAGTCTCTGGGGAACACGACATCGTCTAACATGGTATTTGCAACACTAGCAGAGATGCAAGCGGTTGGGACGCGTCGCAAACACTCGAACAGTTATACGCCATGACTATTCAAGAATTCTAGTGAGAAGGGGAATAAATGAAAGTTCCATCTATAGAAGAGGCTAAGCGGTTATTGTCTGAAGCAGGCAAATTAAATCCTGGGCCTTGGGTGAATCACTCAATATATACGGCAGATGCAGCCCGTAATATAGCTAGCTATCATAGAGAACTTGATCCGGAAATTGCGTACGTTATGGGGTATCTTCACGATATCGGAAGGCGTTATGGGATATCACATCTGCGTCACATCATAGATGGTTATAATTTTATAAGCCAAATGGGTTATGAAGACTGTGCAAAAGTTAGTCTAACCCATTCCTTTCCATTGAAAAACCTTGATTCGTACTCAGGAAATAATGATTGCACTAATGAAGAATTCGATTTTATTAAAGAGTACATAGCTGGTGTCAATTACTCAGCGTATGATGAATTGATTCAACTTTGTGATGCATTGACGACGCCAAGGGGTTTTTGTTTACTCGAGAAACGTTTGGTAGATGTAGCATTAAGATATGGTATTAATGATTTAACGGTTTTGAAATGGAAGGCCACTTTCCGAATTAAAGATAAATTCGAATCTAAGATTGGAATGTCTGTATATGACCTATTGCCAGGAATAAAAGAAACAACTTTTATGGATTAGTTTAATCGGAACGGTCACAGCGTATTACCGACATTGCCCTTGTCATGGCATTTGCAGTTTGGGGTAACAATTTAGAGTAACAAATGCCGCGCCAATCCCTATCGGGCCGGCAACATCGGTAATACACGGGACGTTCTACAACATATCGTGCAAAGGCCGCGCCGTCCATGGCGCGGGTGAAAAACAGGGATACCTACGCAGTCGTAGGATTAAGCGAAGTAAAGGGGTCGGTGTGAAGGTGGAAACAATGGATGAAATTACGAAACATATCTTGCAACTAGAAAATATTTTATTGACATCTGAAATAAGAAGGTCACCCCAAAAAATAGCTGAACTATTAGTATCCGACTTTACAGAGATTACGGCTTCGGGGGTTGAATACCATTATAAAAATGGTGATGTATTTCAAGCTCAAGATGATAATTCTAATTTTGACTGGGAGATAGTTGATTTTATGGTTAGAGAGTTATCTACAGATTGCATATTAGTAATGTACAAGCTAGTTAAACATCGCGAATTAGATGAAAGCAAGAAGAATTCATTCCGAAGTTCCGTATGGAAACATTATGAAAGTAAATGGAAGATAGTTTTCCACCAAGGAACGCCCACATCCCAATGAACTTAAATAGAATTTCCAAAATCTAATCAAGGCTGATAGGCTAATTACTACACATTATTCTTATTTTTATGACGCAGAATTCTGAGGTGATGTTTAAGGTAGCGCCGTCCATGGTACGGTGGAAAGTCTGGGATGGCAGTTGT from the Desulfitobacterium metallireducens DSM 15288 genome contains:
- a CDS encoding acetylxylan esterase is translated as MFEILREDIKDFLRLQLIIGTVPFRTHQVSYEDGYTRYLISYEGLESDDIWAYLLVPKGQGPFPAVLVHHQHNGERNIGKSEVCGIVGDPFQAFGPTLAREGIIVLAPDSICFEDRRKNKNGIQTDEGDWLQHYNEMSYRLVQGDTLMRKVISDASLAVSILCNHPLVEDKKIGVLGHSYGGNTVLFQAAMDPRIQFACSNGAACTYKNKIRHQTGFEMAQIIPGFAERFDIEDLVKCIFPRKILLVSATEDKYSKNADAIEKTIIETCNKFKIGNWVEHFRYVGGHPLTQERFTDVVSWIKSYAKGNADFT
- a CDS encoding GNAT family N-acetyltransferase — its product is MLTIRVSQLSDIKGCLECLKDSLLADNYFQDTGKVANGIMNAIEKGEVYVASNGEEIIGVMSIDYNGMFGEFPILRLISVKRTHRSKGIGSLMLEYFEKAGFSKSMKIFLCVSDFNTRAKLFYLKKDFMEIGKIQNLYKEGITEFIMMKEKNQE
- a CDS encoding aspartate/glutamate racemase family protein → MKKIGMIGGFGPESTIDYYRIMIEQYRLLQGDESLPEIFIYSMDIYNLLNMVGEERWDDLIEYLLKGIDTLYRAGADFGIISANTPHIVFNKLKCLSPIPLVSIIEETSKKAKEIGLHKVGLLGTSFTMRSSFYQDVFSNDNISVVVPREKEQDYIQHKLMTEIELGEFHEATRKGLLTIVKRMIDEESIQGLVLGCTELPLILTKDAFGIPFLNTTKIHVDSAIRYCLS
- a CDS encoding dihydrofolate reductase family protein; the encoded protein is MRRVRYQVACSLDGYIAGPNDDFDWIMPEPSFNFEALYAQFDTLLMGRRTYEIVRAMGESLRGKQVIVASRSLRPVDYPDVEIVSEGLEARVRELRAQSGRDIWLYGGGNLFSQLLAWNLVDTVEPAIIPILLGGGVQLLSPHGVRRRLALVGHRAYPSGMLLLEYEVQQAAEGTNEFLGGKSNGAE
- a CDS encoding VOC family protein; translated protein: MKYTCTLIAVRNIEKAMQFYHDVLGLEVVADFGANVTLTGGIALQTIDTWKDFIHKQDEEIVFKNNVCELYFEEDDIESFAEKLKNIKSIEYVHPLFEHSWGQRVVRFYDLDKHVIEVGENTIMVVKRFINTGLSIEETAIRMDVSVDYVRSCLA
- a CDS encoding GNAT family N-acetyltransferase, producing the protein MKELFLVEPQERYREGFEKMVNEYRVHGEKEYFEMYEEALSDFKRYVLKLHDNAKEIGLIDGWVPSYTYWLKNIEDKILGVVRIRTSLNNEFVRKFAGHIGYDIAPLSRRKGYGNALLKLALQKAAMLDLDRVLITCDADNIGSKRIIESSGGIFESEVFKEEKDKQLRRYWITL
- a CDS encoding B12-binding domain-containing radical SAM protein; protein product: MKVTLIHPPSGSKHMDTIYMHEPLALEYLGAGLKLDNHKVSIIDARLEQDYEAVLRSDKPQIVGLTGFTNQLSIVKEMATRIKGIDPSIFIIVGGHHATVKPEDFNVKDIDLVVRGEGVTALSEILQCIESNKPFDSILGLGIPGSDMYLTPSRPHPNLDNLPIPDRSLTIKYRKNYFEEWMKPLASIRTSLGCTNRCTYCALWALTGGKYLVRKPESIIEELQSIEEPNVFFCDDESMCDWQRMDKLADLIIESGIKKILSLCKS
- a CDS encoding flavodoxin domain-containing protein, encoding MKTLVIYKSKTGFTKKYAEWISEELSADIFPASKVSANMLSAYDCVIYGGGLYVVGINGVKLVTQNIDKLKGKKVIVFATGMSPSREGGSREVISKNFTLEQQEIIHFYYLRGGFDYRKLNPFDKMLMTLLRLSIQWKKVRNKKLNSDEIGILEIFYKPTDYTKRAKIDKLVAYATS